Proteins encoded in a region of the Populus alba chromosome 13, ASM523922v2, whole genome shotgun sequence genome:
- the LOC118053337 gene encoding tyrosine decarboxylase 1 codes for MGSLSTNTFSPLDPNGFTNDSKMVIDFIADYYKNIEKNPVQSQVKPGYLMTQLPDTAPYCQESLEDVLKDVTESIIPGLTHWQSPNFFAYFQANASTAGFVGEMLCTGLNVVGFNWIASPAATELESIVMDWMGKMLKLPSTFLFSGNGGGVLHGSTCEAIVCTLVAARDETLRMIGAENITKLVVYASDQTHSTLLKGVKLVGIPSSNFRCLSTSFSSEFSLSPQALEDAIENDIKAGFVPLFLCATVGTTACGAVDPVMDLGKIARKYNLWFHIDAAYAGSACICPEFRHYLDGVELADSLSMNPHKWLLTNMDCCCLWVKQPRLLTESLSSDPEYLRNNASESNDVVDYKDWQIALSRRFRALKLWIVIRRHGLANLMYHIRSDVNLAKRFESLVAKDSRFEVVVRRRFSLVCFRLKHNDECQGLELNRKLLAAVNESGRAFMTHAVVGGLFIIRCAIGSTLTEERHVDDLWKLIQGKAAGLVKETGAIGE; via the coding sequence ATGGGTTCTCTATCCACAAACACTTTCTCCCCTTTAGACCCAAATGGTTTCACCAATGATTCCAAAATGGTGATCGATTTCATTGCTGATTATTACAAGAACATTGAAAAGAACCCGGTTCAAAGCCAAGTGAAACCAGGGTATTTAATGACCCAATTGCCCGACACTGCCCCATATTGCCAGGAATCCTTAGAAGATGTTCTCAAAGATGTAACTGAGAGCATTATCCCAGGCCTCACTCATTGGCAAAGCCCTAACTTCTTTGCTTACTTCCAAGCAAATGCAAGCACTGCAGGGTTTGTTGGTGAGATGCTCTGCACAGGCCTTAATGTTGTTGGCTTCAACTGGATTGCATCTCCTGCTGCTACCGAACTGGAATCCATTGTAATGGATTGGATGGGAAAGATGCTCAAGCTCCCATCTACTTTTTTGTTCTCAGGAAACGGAGGTGGTGTCTTGCACGGTAGCACTTGTGAGGCTATAGTTTGCACCCTCGTTGCAGCAAGAGACGAGACGTTGAGAATGATTGGAGCTGAAAACATTACGAAGCTGGTAGTTTATGCCTCTGATCAAACTCATTCAACTCTACTTAAGGGCGTCAAATTAGTTGGAATTCCATCCTCTAATTTTCGATGCCTCTCTACCTCATTTTCATCGGAATTTTCGTTATCACCTCAAGCATTGGAAGATGCAATTGAAAATGATATCAAAGCTGGATTTGTGCCGTTATTTTTATGTGCTACTGTAGGCACTACAGCATGTGGAGCTGTTGATCCTGTTATGGATCTGGGGAAAATTGCCAGGAAATATAATCTATGGTTCCACATTGATGCAGCTTACGCAGGTAGTGCATGCATATGCCCTGAATTCAGGCATTACCTGGATGGAGTAGAACTTGCAGACTCGTTGAGCATGAATCCACATAAATGGTTACTCACTAACATGGATTGTTGCTGCTTGTGGGTTAAGCAGCCTCGTTTGTTAACCGAGTCACTGTCCAGTGATCCCGAATACTTGAGGAACAATGCCAGTGAATCAAATGACGTAGTGGACTACAAAGATTGGCAAATTGCATTGAGTAGGCGATTCAGAGCTCTGAAGCTTTGGATTGTGATTCGCAGGCATGGATTAGCAAACCTTATGTACCATATTCGTAGCGATGTGAACTTGGCTAAGCGGTTTGAGTCACTGGTGGCTAAAGACAGTAGGTTTGAGGTGGTGGTGCGAAGGAGGTTTTCTTTGGTTTGTTTTAGGCTGAAGCACAACGATGAATGCCAAGGCTTGGAATTGAACCGTAAGCTTCTAGCTGCGGTGAATGAAAGTGGTCGTGCATTCATGACTCACGCGGTGGTTGGTGGCTTGTTTATCATACGCTGTGCGATCGGATCAACCTTGACTGAAGAACGACATGTAGATGATTTGTGGAAGTTGATTCAAGGAAAGGCAGCAGGTCTTGTCAAAGAAACAGGTGCTATTGGAGAATGA